The Pseudomonadota bacterium region CCGCCGCCCGTCGATCTGGAAACACGAGCCGTCCTCAAGGCCTGCATCGAGGCGATGGCTAGCAGCCTGCCCCGGTGCCGGTTTGCCGCTAGTCCCTACTCCTCGTCGCCTTCCTCGAGCCCGTAGCCCCGGGGCAAGTGGCGGGTCAGTTCCATCCCGTCGTAGAGCAAGCGACCGATTTCGACGACACCTTCGTCGCTGACCCGATAGAGGAAGAAGTGGCGCACACGCTTGCCACGACGCGCAATATGGTACGTGCGGGCTGCCGGGTGCAGCTCCTTGCGCTGCCGCGTCGTGGACCCCAAGGGATCACGGGCGAGTTCTTGGAGGGCCAGCTCGATCAGCGCGCGGTACTGCAGGTACTTGCGCCTACCGAACTCCTTGCGTGTGTGGCGAAGCACCTCGGCAATGTCTTTGTGGGCCGCATCGGCGATGCGGATCTGG contains the following coding sequences:
- a CDS encoding type II toxin-antitoxin system RelE/ParE family toxin → MGRQIRIADAAHKDIAEVLRHTRKEFGRRKYLQYRALIELALQELARDPLGSTTRQRKELHPAARTYHIARRGKRVRHFFLYRVSDEGVVEIGRLLYDGMELTRHLPRGYGLEEGDEE